A region from the Sandaracinus amylolyticus genome encodes:
- the mtnA gene encoding S-methyl-5-thioribose-1-phosphate isomerase, protein MRLPELSREPLSGSRAFFAVEYEPATNEVLLLDQRLLPTEIRYLRLRKADEVADAIRTMVVRGAPAIGITAAYGLAQLAAQERGDAAVFLMAIGVAGRALDATRPTAVNLAWAIARMARTAADVAKLEPDARATRMIAEAEAIHREDVAACKAMGALGAKDVPMGATVITHCNAGALATGGYGTALGVIRAAHAEGRIAKVLACETRPYLQGARLTSWELHHDGIPVEVITDSMTGHFLSRGEIGFAVVGADRIAANGDVANKIGTYGLAVLCGAHEVPFTVAAPWSTIDRRTPDGSAIPIEERSRDEVAKVGASVLVEDGIPCRHPAFDVTPARLVRAIYTERGVIRTGAGETPDSVVRRPQMP, encoded by the coding sequence ATGCGCCTGCCCGAGCTCTCCCGCGAGCCGCTCTCCGGAAGCCGCGCGTTCTTCGCGGTCGAGTACGAGCCCGCGACGAACGAGGTCCTGCTCCTCGATCAGCGGCTCCTGCCCACCGAGATCCGCTACCTGCGGCTGCGCAAGGCGGACGAGGTCGCGGACGCGATCCGCACGATGGTGGTGCGCGGCGCGCCGGCGATCGGGATCACGGCGGCGTACGGGCTGGCGCAGCTCGCGGCGCAGGAGCGCGGGGACGCCGCGGTGTTCTTGATGGCGATCGGGGTCGCGGGGCGCGCGCTCGACGCGACGCGCCCGACCGCGGTGAACCTCGCGTGGGCGATCGCGCGGATGGCGCGCACCGCGGCGGACGTCGCGAAGCTCGAGCCCGACGCGCGCGCGACGCGGATGATCGCGGAGGCGGAGGCGATCCATCGCGAGGACGTCGCGGCGTGCAAGGCGATGGGCGCGCTCGGCGCGAAGGACGTCCCGATGGGGGCGACCGTGATCACGCACTGCAACGCGGGCGCGCTCGCGACGGGTGGGTACGGCACCGCGCTCGGTGTGATCCGGGCCGCGCACGCGGAGGGACGGATCGCGAAGGTGCTCGCGTGCGAGACGCGTCCGTACCTGCAGGGCGCGCGGCTCACGTCGTGGGAGCTCCACCACGACGGCATCCCGGTCGAGGTCATCACCGACTCGATGACGGGGCACTTCCTGTCGCGCGGCGAGATCGGGTTCGCGGTGGTCGGCGCGGATCGCATCGCGGCGAACGGCGACGTCGCGAACAAGATCGGCACCTACGGGCTCGCGGTGCTGTGCGGCGCGCACGAGGTGCCGTTCACCGTCGCGGCGCCGTGGAGCACGATCGATCGCCGCACTCCGGACGGCAGCGCGATCCCGATCGAAGAGCGCTCGCGCGACGAGGTCGCGAAGGTCGGCGCGAGCGTGCTCGTGGAGGACGGGATCCCGTGTCGTCACCCCGCGTTCGACGTGACGCCGGCGCGCTTGGTGCGGGCGATCTACACGGAGCGCGGGGTGATCCGGACGGGCGCGGGAGAGACGCCGGACAGCGTCGTGCGCCGCCCTCAGATGCCGTAG
- a CDS encoding DUF2141 domain-containing protein yields MNKRASAVSLGVSMVLVLTLFAGSALGQQRALVSRLTGTPAPASETLSLVFRVRGLRSDRGQVMGALFDRPERWVRAGEEVAACHVRIRGREARCELTVRPGRYAFAFAHDEDGDGRFDRDFLGIPQEGYGFSNNVRPSLSLPSFQSAAFAFREAPSGELVVTTRYGI; encoded by the coding sequence GTGAACAAGCGAGCGTCGGCGGTCTCTCTCGGTGTGTCGATGGTGCTGGTGCTGACGCTCTTCGCGGGCAGCGCGCTCGGGCAGCAACGAGCCCTCGTGTCGCGCCTCACGGGCACGCCGGCACCCGCGAGCGAGACGCTCTCGCTCGTCTTCCGCGTGCGCGGCCTGCGCAGCGATCGCGGGCAGGTGATGGGCGCGCTCTTCGATCGACCGGAGCGCTGGGTGCGCGCGGGCGAAGAGGTCGCGGCGTGCCACGTGCGGATCCGCGGCCGCGAGGCGCGCTGCGAGCTGACCGTGCGGCCGGGGCGCTACGCGTTCGCGTTCGCGCACGACGAGGACGGCGACGGCCGCTTCGATCGCGACTTCCTCGGCATCCCGCAGGAGGGCTACGGCTTCTCCAACAACGTGCGGCCCTCGCTCTCGCTCCCGAGCTTCCAGTCCGCGGCGTTCGCGTTCCGCGAGGCCCCGAGCGGTGAGCTCGTCGTGACGACGCGCTACGGCATCTGA
- a CDS encoding heavy metal translocating P-type ATPase yields the protein MDAADTRTFEVRGMTCATCAKRVERALSKIEGVERCEVDLVRERARVTSRADVTTETLVQRVEALGYGLAPIDVAAPARARSLRPESSRAGIALVLAALAMGAAMIPGVPGAPWLEIVLAALATFGPGWPILRKAAREAVAREASMDTLVAIGALAALGVSLAIALRHLGHAMHVHTYAETAAMIVAFVLTGRALEERAKQRATAAIRALAALRPTTARVVRHGVEAVIPASELRPGDEARVGAHERIPADGTVLEGEAWIDESWLTGESVPVRRAAGDRVLAGTLAAGTALRIAVIAAGEGTELARVERLVERAQASRAPIVRVADRVSAVFVPVMIAIAGVTALSWWLLGRGVEPALIAGVSVLVVACPCALGLATPTAITVAIGRAARHGILVRDAAAIEALARVQVVALDKTGTLTEGRPELVRAHGIAGQDDVAALRLAAAVELLSEHPIARAIVDGAMAKKLDVPDAHEVIATPGVGVRGIVEGHAVEVRSIDETIAASLDPAARASLDADRADASTVVLVRVDERPAALCAVRDVLREGSADAIAALRALGLDVHLLSGDHASSARAIAHELGLREDEVRAGMRPEDKSEALASLRARGPVAMVGDGVNDAPALAAADVGIAMGSGAAAAVESAGVTLAQPAPARIAEAVALARATMRVVRQNLGWAFGYNLVAVPFAALGGFGLVAGTSGPALAAGAMAMSSVTVVLNSLRLGAQRLGRDRDMP from the coding sequence GTGGACGCGGCCGACACGAGGACCTTCGAGGTGCGCGGGATGACGTGCGCGACCTGCGCGAAGCGGGTCGAGCGCGCGCTCTCGAAGATCGAAGGCGTCGAGCGATGCGAGGTCGATCTGGTGCGCGAGCGCGCGCGCGTCACGAGCCGCGCGGACGTCACCACCGAGACGCTCGTCCAGCGCGTCGAGGCGCTCGGCTACGGTCTCGCGCCCATCGACGTCGCCGCGCCAGCCCGAGCGCGCTCGCTGCGCCCGGAGTCGTCGCGCGCCGGCATCGCGCTGGTCCTCGCCGCGCTCGCGATGGGCGCGGCGATGATCCCCGGTGTGCCCGGCGCGCCGTGGCTCGAGATCGTCCTCGCCGCGCTCGCGACCTTCGGACCGGGATGGCCGATCCTGCGGAAGGCCGCGCGCGAGGCCGTCGCGCGCGAGGCGAGCATGGACACGCTCGTCGCGATCGGCGCGCTCGCCGCGCTCGGCGTGTCGCTCGCGATCGCGCTGCGACACCTCGGCCACGCGATGCACGTGCACACGTACGCCGAGACCGCCGCGATGATCGTCGCGTTCGTGCTCACCGGGCGCGCCCTCGAGGAGCGCGCGAAGCAGCGCGCGACCGCTGCGATCCGCGCGCTCGCCGCGCTGCGTCCCACCACCGCGCGCGTGGTGCGGCACGGCGTCGAGGCGGTGATCCCGGCGAGCGAGCTGCGCCCCGGGGACGAAGCGCGCGTCGGCGCGCACGAGCGCATCCCCGCGGACGGCACCGTGCTCGAGGGCGAGGCGTGGATCGACGAGTCGTGGCTCACCGGCGAGAGCGTCCCGGTGCGGCGCGCCGCCGGGGATCGTGTGCTCGCGGGCACGCTCGCCGCGGGGACCGCGCTGCGCATCGCGGTGATCGCGGCCGGGGAGGGCACCGAGCTCGCGCGCGTCGAGCGCCTCGTCGAGCGGGCCCAGGCGTCGCGCGCGCCGATCGTGCGGGTCGCCGATCGCGTGAGCGCGGTGTTCGTGCCGGTGATGATCGCCATCGCGGGCGTCACGGCGCTCTCGTGGTGGCTGCTCGGTCGCGGCGTCGAGCCCGCGCTCATCGCGGGCGTCTCGGTGCTCGTGGTCGCGTGCCCGTGCGCGCTCGGGCTCGCGACGCCGACCGCGATCACGGTCGCGATCGGGCGCGCCGCGCGACACGGGATCCTCGTGCGCGACGCCGCGGCGATCGAGGCGCTCGCGCGCGTGCAGGTCGTCGCGCTCGACAAGACGGGCACGCTCACCGAGGGACGCCCCGAGCTCGTGCGCGCCCACGGGATCGCGGGCCAGGACGACGTCGCCGCGCTGCGTCTCGCCGCGGCGGTCGAGCTGCTCAGCGAGCACCCGATCGCGCGCGCGATCGTCGACGGCGCGATGGCGAAGAAGCTCGACGTGCCCGACGCGCACGAGGTGATCGCGACCCCGGGCGTGGGCGTGCGCGGCATCGTCGAGGGACACGCGGTCGAGGTGCGCTCGATCGACGAGACGATCGCCGCCTCACTCGACCCCGCGGCGCGCGCCTCGCTCGACGCGGACCGCGCGGACGCGTCCACGGTCGTGCTGGTGCGCGTGGACGAGCGCCCGGCCGCGCTCTGCGCCGTGCGCGACGTGCTGCGCGAGGGCAGCGCCGATGCGATCGCCGCGCTCCGCGCGCTCGGGCTCGACGTGCACCTGCTGAGCGGCGATCACGCGTCGAGCGCGCGCGCGATCGCGCACGAGCTCGGCCTCCGCGAGGACGAGGTGCGCGCGGGCATGCGCCCCGAGGACAAGTCGGAGGCGCTCGCGTCGCTGCGCGCGCGTGGTCCGGTCGCGATGGTCGGCGACGGCGTGAACGACGCGCCGGCGCTCGCGGCGGCCGACGTCGGCATCGCGATGGGCAGCGGCGCCGCGGCGGCGGTCGAGAGCGCCGGCGTCACGCTCGCGCAGCCCGCGCCCGCCCGCATCGCGGAGGCCGTCGCGCTCGCGCGCGCGACGATGCGCGTGGTGCGACAGAACCTCGGCTGGGCCTTCGGGTACAACCTCGTCGCGGTGCCGTTCGCGGCGCTCGGCGGGTTCGGGCTCGTCGCGGGCACCAGCGGGCCGGCGCTCGCGGCCGGCGCGATGGCGATGAGCTCGGTGACCGTCGTGCTCAACTCGCTGCGCCTCGGCGCGCAGCGCCTCGGGCGCGATCGCGACATGCCCTGA
- a CDS encoding 2-oxo acid dehydrogenase subunit E2: MALHAWKRPSDPSVYGFLDVDATRALAWIEETRARTGVHVTITHLVGKAAAMALAARPDVNAIVRRGRGIWARDRIDVFFQIARDGGEDLLGALVKDADEKDPVAIATELDHLAKRVRAHRDPSLDVTSRLMERLPDALIGPAMRAAETLGYDLGLDLRRVGIPFDAFGSVMVTNVGTFGLTSALAPLVPFARTPLVITVGAIQDTPVAIDGRVEVRPVIELGVTLDHRILDGFQAGQLATRFREVIEDPSRALSA; encoded by the coding sequence ATGGCGCTCCACGCGTGGAAGCGACCCTCCGATCCCAGCGTGTACGGGTTCCTCGACGTCGACGCGACGCGCGCGCTCGCGTGGATCGAGGAGACTCGCGCGCGCACCGGAGTGCACGTCACGATCACGCACCTCGTCGGGAAGGCCGCGGCGATGGCGCTCGCGGCGCGCCCCGACGTGAACGCGATCGTGCGCCGCGGTCGCGGCATCTGGGCGCGCGATCGCATCGACGTGTTCTTCCAGATCGCGCGCGACGGCGGCGAGGATCTGCTCGGCGCGCTGGTGAAGGACGCGGACGAGAAGGATCCCGTCGCGATCGCGACCGAGCTCGATCACCTCGCGAAGCGCGTGCGCGCGCACCGCGACCCGTCGCTCGACGTCACGTCGCGCCTGATGGAGCGCCTGCCCGATGCGCTGATCGGTCCCGCGATGCGCGCAGCCGAGACGCTCGGGTACGACCTCGGGCTCGATCTGCGGCGCGTCGGGATCCCGTTCGACGCGTTCGGCAGCGTGATGGTGACGAACGTCGGCACGTTCGGGCTGACGAGCGCGCTCGCGCCGCTGGTTCCGTTCGCGCGCACGCCCCTCGTGATCACCGTGGGCGCGATCCAGGACACGCCGGTGGCGATCGACGGGCGCGTCGAGGTGCGTCCGGTGATCGAGCTCGGCGTGACGCTCGATCACCGCATCCTCGACGGCTTCCAGGCGGGCCAGCTCGCGACGCGCTTCCGCGAGGTGATCGAAGATCCGTCGCGCGCGCTCAGCGCGTGA
- a CDS encoding dienelactone hydrolase family protein — MIEKLEYTHGGVTFESHLAFPTGPGPHGAILVAPTWRGQSDFERAKAERIASELGLAGAAIDVYGKGILGTNAIECGKLNTPLRRDRGLLRGRKLAALDALRAHPRVDASRLGAIGFCFGGLCVLDLARAGADLRAVISFHGVLDAPEGLEVGPIRAKILALHGHDDPLATPEQLLAFETEMTKLGADWEVHTYGATTHAFTNPTANDPARTMYSERADRRSWIAMRAFLEETGLLTR, encoded by the coding sequence ATGATCGAGAAGCTCGAGTACACGCACGGCGGCGTCACCTTCGAGTCGCACCTCGCGTTCCCGACGGGCCCAGGTCCACACGGCGCGATCCTGGTCGCGCCGACGTGGCGAGGGCAGAGCGACTTCGAGCGCGCGAAGGCCGAGCGCATCGCGTCGGAGCTGGGCCTCGCGGGCGCGGCGATCGACGTCTACGGCAAGGGCATCCTCGGCACGAACGCGATCGAGTGCGGCAAGCTGAACACGCCGCTGCGACGTGATCGCGGGCTGCTCCGCGGGCGCAAGCTCGCGGCGCTCGACGCGCTGCGCGCCCATCCGCGCGTCGACGCGTCGCGGCTCGGCGCGATCGGCTTCTGCTTCGGCGGGCTCTGCGTGCTCGACCTCGCGCGCGCCGGCGCCGACCTGCGCGCGGTGATCTCGTTCCACGGGGTCCTCGATGCGCCCGAGGGGCTCGAGGTCGGGCCGATCCGCGCGAAGATCCTCGCGCTGCACGGCCACGACGATCCCCTCGCGACGCCCGAGCAGCTCCTCGCGTTCGAGACCGAGATGACGAAGCTCGGTGCCGACTGGGAGGTCCACACTTACGGCGCGACCACGCACGCGTTCACGAACCCGACGGCGAACGATCCCGCACGCACGATGTACTCGGAGCGCGCGGACCGTCGCTCGTGGATCGCGATGCGCGCGTTCCTCGAGGAGACGGGGCTGCTCACGCGCTGA
- a CDS encoding DUF998 domain-containing protein, translating to MSAVARVEASSAPSSSAVAARLALGAAAATLALLASLHVLSPELDPTWRMVSEYAYGRFGWVLSLMFVAWGLASWALALALRPRVSTRGERVGWAFLVLAGVGQAMAAVVDVQHPLHSLAALIGIPSLPIAALLLTAPIARERPALRWAAHATWVCVVLMAAAFALLITTFVQAGGDTSAEPGTVTTLPPGVIAVVGVANRLLVVAYCAWVASVAWHVAPRSS from the coding sequence GTGAGCGCGGTGGCGCGCGTCGAGGCCTCGAGCGCGCCCTCGTCGTCGGCAGTGGCCGCGCGCCTCGCGCTCGGTGCCGCTGCCGCGACGCTCGCGCTCCTCGCGAGCCTCCACGTTCTGAGCCCCGAGCTCGACCCGACGTGGCGGATGGTGAGCGAGTACGCGTACGGCCGGTTCGGGTGGGTGCTCTCGCTGATGTTCGTCGCGTGGGGGCTCGCGTCGTGGGCGCTCGCGCTGGCGCTGCGGCCGCGCGTCTCGACGCGCGGAGAGCGCGTCGGGTGGGCCTTCCTCGTGCTCGCGGGGGTGGGCCAGGCGATGGCGGCGGTGGTCGACGTGCAGCATCCGCTGCACTCGCTCGCCGCGCTGATCGGCATCCCGAGCCTTCCGATCGCGGCGCTCCTGCTCACCGCGCCGATCGCGCGCGAGCGGCCGGCGCTGCGCTGGGCGGCGCACGCCACGTGGGTGTGCGTCGTGCTGATGGCCGCCGCGTTCGCGCTCTTGATCACGACGTTCGTGCAGGCCGGCGGTGACACGTCGGCCGAGCCGGGCACCGTCACGACGCTGCCGCCCGGCGTGATCGCCGTGGTCGGTGTCGCGAACCGGCTGCTCGTCGTCGCGTACTGCGCGTGGGTCGCATCCGTCGCGTGGCACGTCGCGCCCCGCTCGTCGTGA
- a CDS encoding SRPBCC family protein, translating into MSETSMELRGDREIIIARTFRAPPRIVFEAYTKPEHVKRWWAPKSLGCEVTSCEADVRVGGRYRFVTRAGGQEFAFSGTYTEVSSPTRLVYTQVFEPMADAGHAVVTVTFEEHQGTTRYVSHELYPSAEAREAALASGMEHGMRETMRQLDEVVASLVGDAR; encoded by the coding sequence ATGAGCGAGACGTCGATGGAGCTCCGGGGCGATCGAGAGATCATCATCGCGCGCACGTTCCGCGCGCCGCCGCGCATCGTGTTCGAGGCGTACACGAAGCCCGAGCACGTGAAGCGCTGGTGGGCGCCGAAGTCGCTCGGCTGCGAGGTCACGTCGTGCGAGGCCGACGTTCGTGTCGGGGGTCGATATCGCTTCGTCACCCGCGCGGGCGGGCAGGAGTTCGCGTTCTCCGGCACGTACACCGAGGTCTCGTCGCCGACGCGGCTCGTCTACACGCAGGTGTTCGAGCCGATGGCCGACGCCGGGCACGCGGTCGTGACGGTGACGTTCGAGGAGCACCAGGGCACGACGCGCTACGTGTCGCACGAGCTCTATCCGTCCGCCGAGGCGCGCGAAGCGGCGCTCGCGTCGGGCATGGAGCACGGGATGCGCGAGACGATGCGCCAGCTCGACGAGGTCGTGGCCTCGCTCGTGGGGGACGCGCGGTGA
- a CDS encoding ArsR/SmtB family transcription factor, which yields MHASFAALAEPNRLRIVELLRTGPRPVNDIAERLELNQPQVSKHLRVLKEAGLVDVQPRAQQRLYALEPRPLRELHDWIERYRRVWDARFDAMDEVIAELQRDDEARGRKKTKKG from the coding sequence ATGCACGCGTCGTTCGCAGCGCTCGCGGAGCCGAACCGGCTCCGGATCGTCGAGCTCCTCCGCACGGGGCCGCGCCCCGTGAACGACATCGCGGAGCGGCTCGAGCTCAACCAGCCGCAGGTCTCGAAGCACCTCCGCGTGCTCAAGGAGGCGGGGCTCGTCGACGTCCAGCCGCGCGCGCAGCAGCGCCTGTACGCGCTCGAGCCGCGCCCGCTGCGCGAGCTCCACGACTGGATCGAGCGCTACCGGCGCGTGTGGGACGCGCGCTTCGACGCGATGGACGAGGTCATCGCGGAGCTGCAGCGCGACGACGAGGCTCGTGGTCGGAAGAAGACGAAGAAAGGATGA
- a CDS encoding M48 family metallopeptidase, protein MGAAESWTRESEPARQPTLDDLFPPSPSAPPAELTAASTAYKRSAWLACAGLFGFVAVYLGLIAYLARVVYRLLGNAIAHGGNVLLAAGISLPALFFIAFLVRGLFVVKHAKDPSLVELDEQREPLLFAFLRRLADETGAPRPHRVFVSARVNASVFYDLSFWNLIFPSKKNLEVGLGLVNALTLDELKAVIAHEYGHFAQRTMAVGRWVYVAQQIAGHIIVSRGVFDRVLSFISSIDIRVAWIGWIMRLFVWAIRSVLDTVFRVVVLAHRALGREMELQADRVAVSVSGSDSLVHALHRLGPADEAWEEAIAFTHEEAVAGRPVADLLSVQSAALEHLRRILSEPGFGLTPDRPESAAVHRVFDSELAQPPRMWMTHPPNREREEHAKAIYLGSSLDPRPAWALFSDPETLRREITRSFLALLFAKIPNASAEPVPEAQSLAKFEERFARASLDPRYRGAYLGRAIAAYHESPELMVSIDREDGDREALLARFEALYPSSLGEELAKYRERREEESLLEGLSDGVLTAPGGVIRYRGREIPRKELASVIEGVRSERREIEARILEHDRACRAVHLDAARALGGGWEAYLESLHALLHYATHAFRDLADAHGHLHHVLRIVLADGSVSSDERVRVLSASSDLQHVLEQVWSQKPQLVLPPAVRARFADLGGFTVLEDSLGMNDPSPENLGDWLQKVDGWAAGASGDLKALADATLDALLDVEEAIARQLREGIEPGEAPEPARVPERYRTCVVGAERERQKKLGWWDRFQTADGFLPGAARFAVASALLLPALLIGGRIGGSTVHVFNGLPIPVVVSIDGDEVDVGARSAATLEHDASEHAHVVTRTRDGRVVEDFEASVGGGFAEYAYNVAQATVLVQWTAVYGPGLPPPERVLGAPRWRVAEEDAVFTAPPTSVSVSSHSSSARRTVLEAVASAPPASQLSALTTEDDRLAMLRAHVLFDPVDSQAFGEWVAFASQTPAMLPVLRERAQIEPEAVLVARALQDAGDPEACPRATVRATERPDDADRAYVAIRCMTDAQARRAAYARLYEAHPENGWTAFAVAHDLARAQRWQDALVAWSTAVQTPALRGLLDYARTEMLRTQRAAALHQDPAGARAFIEAPDGSGGMLDFFLRLESPPHADEPPAYAAYRQLASGAVLHAVQAIESAVPDAAGRAPLVALAAASDGASGDLVQRALSLDPESLGPPGLHAVAALAIREHRDPSPYLARLRAVDDDHVYDGLADVLASPTLADDPSALEAIASRALLATRGHVIAMGVIVLGDRAPTSWRDEARALLFAPERPYFR, encoded by the coding sequence ATGGGAGCCGCAGAGTCCTGGACGCGTGAGAGCGAGCCAGCACGCCAGCCGACGCTCGACGATCTTTTTCCGCCTTCGCCGAGCGCACCTCCGGCCGAGCTCACGGCCGCATCCACCGCGTACAAACGCAGCGCCTGGCTCGCGTGCGCGGGCCTCTTCGGCTTCGTCGCGGTCTACCTCGGGCTGATCGCGTACCTCGCGCGCGTGGTGTATCGCCTGCTCGGCAACGCGATCGCCCACGGCGGCAACGTGCTCCTCGCCGCCGGGATCTCGCTGCCCGCGCTCTTCTTCATCGCGTTCCTGGTGCGCGGGCTCTTCGTCGTGAAGCACGCGAAGGATCCCTCGCTCGTCGAGCTCGACGAGCAGCGCGAGCCGTTGCTCTTCGCGTTCCTGCGCCGCCTCGCCGACGAGACCGGCGCGCCGCGCCCGCACCGCGTGTTCGTCTCGGCGCGCGTGAACGCGAGCGTGTTCTACGACCTCTCGTTCTGGAACCTGATCTTCCCGTCGAAGAAGAACCTCGAGGTCGGCCTCGGGCTCGTGAACGCGCTCACGCTCGACGAGCTCAAGGCCGTCATCGCGCACGAGTACGGGCACTTCGCGCAGCGCACGATGGCGGTCGGTCGCTGGGTGTACGTCGCGCAGCAGATCGCGGGGCACATCATCGTGTCGCGCGGCGTGTTCGATCGCGTGCTCTCGTTCATCTCGAGCATCGACATCCGCGTCGCGTGGATCGGCTGGATCATGCGGCTCTTCGTGTGGGCCATCCGCTCGGTGCTCGACACGGTGTTCCGCGTCGTCGTGCTCGCGCATCGCGCGCTCGGGCGCGAGATGGAGCTGCAGGCGGATCGCGTCGCGGTGTCGGTGAGCGGGAGCGACAGCCTCGTTCACGCGCTGCATCGCCTCGGGCCCGCAGACGAGGCGTGGGAAGAGGCGATCGCGTTCACGCACGAGGAGGCGGTCGCGGGGCGCCCGGTCGCGGATCTCCTCTCGGTGCAGTCGGCCGCGCTCGAGCACCTGCGGCGCATCCTGAGCGAGCCCGGGTTCGGCCTCACGCCCGACCGGCCCGAGAGCGCGGCCGTGCATCGCGTGTTCGACTCCGAGCTCGCGCAGCCACCGCGCATGTGGATGACGCACCCGCCGAACCGCGAGCGCGAAGAGCACGCGAAGGCGATCTACCTCGGGTCGTCGCTCGATCCGCGCCCGGCGTGGGCGCTCTTCTCGGATCCCGAGACGCTGCGTCGCGAGATCACGCGCAGCTTCCTCGCGCTGCTCTTCGCGAAGATCCCGAACGCCTCGGCCGAGCCGGTGCCCGAGGCCCAGAGCCTCGCGAAGTTCGAGGAGCGCTTCGCGCGCGCGTCGCTCGACCCGCGTTATCGCGGCGCGTACCTCGGGCGTGCGATCGCCGCGTACCACGAGTCGCCCGAGCTCATGGTCTCGATCGATCGCGAGGACGGTGATCGCGAGGCGCTGCTCGCGCGCTTCGAGGCGCTCTATCCGAGCTCGCTCGGTGAGGAGCTCGCGAAGTACCGCGAGCGCCGCGAGGAGGAGTCGCTGCTCGAGGGGCTCTCGGACGGAGTGCTCACCGCGCCGGGTGGTGTCATCCGCTATCGAGGCCGCGAGATCCCGCGCAAGGAGCTCGCCTCGGTGATCGAGGGCGTGCGCTCGGAGCGACGCGAGATCGAAGCGCGCATCCTCGAGCACGATCGCGCGTGCCGCGCGGTGCACCTCGATGCCGCGCGCGCGCTCGGCGGCGGATGGGAGGCGTACCTCGAGAGCCTGCACGCGCTGCTGCACTACGCGACCCACGCGTTCCGCGATCTCGCGGACGCGCACGGGCACCTGCACCACGTGCTGCGCATCGTGCTCGCCGACGGGAGCGTGAGCAGCGACGAGCGCGTCCGCGTGCTCTCGGCGTCGAGCGATCTGCAGCACGTGCTCGAGCAGGTGTGGTCGCAGAAGCCGCAGCTCGTGCTGCCGCCCGCGGTGCGCGCGCGCTTCGCGGATCTCGGCGGGTTCACGGTGCTCGAGGACTCGCTCGGCATGAACGACCCGTCGCCCGAGAACCTCGGCGACTGGCTGCAGAAGGTCGACGGATGGGCGGCGGGCGCGTCGGGTGATCTCAAGGCGCTCGCCGACGCGACGCTCGATGCGTTGCTCGACGTCGAAGAAGCGATCGCGCGACAGCTGCGCGAGGGGATCGAGCCCGGCGAGGCGCCCGAGCCCGCGCGCGTTCCGGAGCGATACCGCACCTGCGTCGTCGGCGCGGAGCGCGAGCGCCAGAAGAAGCTCGGGTGGTGGGATCGCTTCCAGACCGCCGACGGGTTCCTCCCCGGCGCGGCGCGCTTCGCGGTCGCGAGCGCGCTGCTGCTGCCCGCGCTGCTGATCGGCGGGCGCATCGGCGGCTCGACGGTGCACGTGTTCAACGGCCTGCCGATCCCGGTCGTGGTCTCGATCGACGGTGACGAGGTCGACGTGGGCGCCCGCAGCGCGGCGACGCTCGAGCACGACGCGTCGGAGCACGCGCACGTCGTCACGCGGACGCGCGACGGGCGGGTGGTCGAGGACTTCGAGGCGAGCGTCGGCGGAGGGTTCGCGGAGTACGCGTACAACGTCGCGCAGGCGACGGTGCTCGTGCAGTGGACAGCCGTGTACGGGCCGGGACTACCGCCGCCGGAGCGTGTGCTCGGCGCGCCGCGCTGGCGCGTCGCGGAGGAAGACGCGGTGTTCACCGCGCCTCCGACCTCCGTCTCGGTGAGCTCGCACTCGAGCTCGGCGCGTCGCACCGTGCTCGAAGCGGTCGCGAGCGCCCCGCCGGCGTCGCAGCTCTCCGCGCTGACGACCGAGGACGACCGCCTCGCGATGCTGCGCGCGCACGTGCTCTTCGATCCCGTCGACTCGCAAGCCTTCGGCGAGTGGGTCGCGTTCGCGTCGCAGACGCCCGCGATGCTCCCCGTGCTGCGCGAGCGCGCGCAGATCGAGCCCGAGGCCGTGCTCGTCGCGCGCGCGCTGCAGGACGCCGGCGACCCCGAGGCGTGCCCGCGCGCCACCGTGCGCGCGACGGAGCGACCCGACGACGCCGATCGCGCCTACGTCGCGATCCGCTGCATGACCGACGCGCAGGCGCGCCGCGCGGCGTACGCGCGCCTCTACGAAGCGCATCCCGAGAACGGCTGGACCGCGTTCGCGGTCGCGCACGATCTCGCGCGCGCGCAGCGCTGGCAGGACGCGCTCGTCGCGTGGAGCACCGCGGTGCAGACGCCCGCGCTGCGCGGGCTGCTCGACTACGCGCGCACCGAGATGTTGCGCACCCAGCGCGCCGCGGCGCTCCACCAGGACCCCGCGGGCGCGCGCGCGTTCATCGAGGCGCCCGACGGCAGCGGCGGCATGCTCGACTTCTTCCTGCGCCTCGAGTCGCCCCCTCACGCCGACGAGCCGCCGGCGTACGCGGCGTATCGACAGCTCGCGTCCGGGGCGGTGCTCCACGCGGTGCAGGCGATCGAGTCCGCGGTGCCCGATGCCGCGGGGCGCGCACCGCTCGTCGCGCTCGCCGCGGCGTCGGACGGTGCGTCGGGGGACCTCGTCCAGCGTGCGCTGTCGCTCGATCCCGAGTCGCTCGGTCCGCCGGGCCTGCACGCGGTCGCGGCGCTCGCGATCCGCGAGCATCGTGATCCCTCGCCGTACCTCGCGCGCCTGCGGGCGGTCGACGACGATCACGTCTACGACGGGCTCGCCGACGTGCTCGCGTCGCCCACGCTCGCCGACGATCCCAGCGCGCTCGAGGCGATCGCGTCGCGCGCGCTGCTCGCGACGCGCGGGCACGTGATCGCGATGGGTGTGATCGTGCTGGGCGATCGCGCGCCCACGTCGTGGCGCGACGAGGCGCGCGCGCTGCTGTTCGCGCCCGAGCGCCCGTACTTCCGCTGA